gaaaacattattttggtgttttttctACATCTTTAATCATGTTCGAGTAAGTTTCGTGGTACAGATATGTATGTTCTGTCTTGAATGTGAATGAAAACACAATGATGTTTTATATGTGAAAGAGGAATTAGAACTAGATCAGAAGGTGTTGCTATGTTGACATGATGCAACATTTGTTGCGTGTGTTTGTATTCTCGAATAAGGGCATAAGGAATTGTAGTTGTGGTTATGAAATTGATGATTTGGCCAGTTTTGTGCGGTCCTTCTGCATCCTCCCTGCTGTATACAATGCTGCTGTTGCTTCTTTTAGTGCTTTTTTCGTGGTGCAAGCAGGTAAAGATGCTGCGCCCTCTGCTGTACCTCCGAAATTGGCCAGTGTGTTGTATTGTGGCAATTTTTCCTAGATGTTCATAGCCATCTGGTATTGGAAGCACAAGACTGGTTTCCCCCTCCATACATTGATTGTCATctctataaaaaataataacactaGTCtattacatatattattagCATTGGATTACGGATGTATTCAGTTTCTTATACGTCTGTAAAGGCTATTTTTCATTGgtaattattcatatttcttTCAGGGTAttgcaaaatgtattatttaaaaaaaatagactaCTTACCGCAGGAATTTAGAAGTCAACCGCTTAAGCAACTTCTTCGTCTTTGGTGACACACTTTCGTCAATAATGTTGTTTACCAATGAAGGTAGGCCTTTAGCCATACCAACGGCAAATGAAATCTATATTGAATCATAACGTATAGTACTATGGTTAGCAAGGTTACGTACAGTTGGCAGTGCAAGTAGttcataaaacatataaaacaaaaagataacTGTAAGAACAGTGCACACCATTACAGGAtgacattcatttatttaaaaacttactTGGCTGTTTACAAATCGTGATCCATGGACCATTCGCTTCAAAAAAGAATTCATAGACTCGAACCCAAAGCAAGAGTATTCGTATAATGGTCCATACATTCTACAGACATCTGTGAGATGTGTCAATAAGTGAATGTTCATGGTTTGTTTGGTTCGCCCTAGAAAACAAACGTaggcatattatattattagacgAAAAACCCCCAAAACAATAggtactaaaataataataggtaataaaagaatataaaacattcgACCCTCTACGGACCCAGGGAAGCCAGCAGCGCAACACACCAgaagacgatcccctactcttttttaATAGTACTAAGTACTTAAACGTGCACTATAATTATGTACACAGGACTAACGGCTTTAGGTCCTATCCGAAAGACGagataggcctacttaatttaaatttaaaattcatataggcctaccgtatataTCAGGAAACAAACTGCAAAAGCGTTGAAGTGAGTTTTCAGCTTCCTCCAGGTCATGGTCAGTGATTTTTGATTTGGTTAGCCTAGCTATTCCATTTACCAGCAATGCATAATGTTTGAAGATGTCGTCAGGCATGACTTCATGTAATACGGGAATGGAGAAGTGGATCAACCATTCCCGATATTCAGATGCTTTAATAGAATGGTATGGTATgtgttaaaacatttaaaatacttttattagAACAGTCCAGATGCCGtagttgtagtagtagtagtagtagtagtcaaTTTTGAGACACCTACACTTGAGACATCAAAAATCGCATATACTTTAATGTGGTTTATATTGGCTTAAAAAGGCACATACGTCACCACCTAAATGTTCCTATTGTGCCTAAACtaaccaaaaaaaatgtataccggTACCTTTCCAATGCTGACATTCATCCAGTCTTGATTGGCAGCGGGCAATAAAATTCGGTGGTTTAATGTTTAAATACCTTTGGTTGAGAAGAGCaatctaaaaagaaaataaaaattatttgcTGATTACAAGTGAaattttatacagtacttttttaTGAAACAGGctatcaatataatataataataataatatatataaataagaaaaatacctttgtttttaaactaAACCTTTCTCCTCTGGAATCCTTTCCAAACCAAAAGTTGAGTAATTGCTTGGTTACCCCTAATAACACACAATGCATCCAGTCTATGACGCACACTGTAGATAAGTCAATGCACCTTTAATGCCTCGAACCTTCAAATGATTAGAAACAAATCacattgaataattaaattataattacagtattagtTTACGTTCAACATGTTAAAGaggacaataaaaaaaaatggtaacaTTATGTGTACTATTACTGAAAATAACAGTAAATATATTCAAATGATGTATTACAGcaataaatcaaaatttaatCTTACAGAACCACCACTTATGGCTGCCTCTCTCGCGTCACTAATCATTGATTGGTGTGTTCTTTTTGGCGTGTTTTCCTGAAAAGGATAAAACCTATGCAAGTGTGATGTTGGCAGTGTCTCCCCCTCTGCAAGGCAATAGTTGCAACCAAATTGTCCGTTATACTGTTTCATATTACAAACCATGGCCTTAGCTGGAAGGTCCAATGTTGTTGCCAGTATACGTAAATGTACCTTTTTGACTCCGTACactgtcaaaatgttaacacctaaataaataaaaacaaaaatatgcttaTTTTTTGTCGCGTGCAAACacgactctatagctcactatgtcggtcggtcggtcggaaacactaactcaaatttgcgcacgccaCTGCAGCCAagtatggccttgtttttattgtaaactTCAGAAGCTTGTTCACTATCGTTCgtaacattaaaacaaataatacatcATTGCTAATCAGTTGATTCGtatcaattaattcaatttaattcaattttatttttatttatctaattATATGAAGGTTATTTCCGTTCCTTGATGTATCGACagttaggcctataggcctattcacCATAGACCTATACATACCTTcttcatatttatttacattctgGATTAGCTTTTTTAGGTAACTCTGCATGTCTGGTTTCCCCTGGTTGCAAAATAAATTAGTTGGAATTATGTACTTCCGTGAAAATCTATAACAATAAACACGGATATCAAAATTCAGTGAATcccaacaaaaattaatatcctgaaatatgttttaattatgCTACGATTATAAAAAACGTGTATGTATTCAAAAAGATTCATAAAAGAAGGTAGCGTcataaacttaataataataataataataataataataagtacatTAGTAGGCGCCTTAAGGGGAAAGTGTGTAAATGCTGACCTTAAGGGGAAAATAAGGAAAACAACCGTTTTAAACCAAAATATCAgctaaatatattctttttgGCGTTTCATCATATATATTAATGATTCCAATTACgatacaaactttttttttattttgtaggtaAAATGGCAGATATAacccttaataataataataataataataggctttTAGGCCTTTACCTAAGTTGTACCGGCAGCTCGTTGATTGCAACATACACTGGCCAAAGACTTTTGTCTGCTGATTTAAAAATGCTTACGCCATCtgatgaaaaataaaagatttaattTATAGGCTACATTGGAAATTTGCTAAAAGGCTAAAGGAAATCACCGCACacaaattaaataacattttaaaactgtttGTACAAACCTGTATTCAGGGTGAATGTTACCATGATGTTTGCGTCGTTAGAAATTCGTTTGTATTCGGAACCGTTGCAAATATCGGTAAGGCCTGCcttgttgatgtttttgttcATGACAAAATCACAGAAAACTTTGTCTGTaatcaaaacaaaatttctCAGAAAGCATTGCAGTGAATGTCAGGATGTCTATATcttattaatttgaatttacaCCAATTTTTGTTATTAAAGATAACATTATATCTTTCGCTTGATTAAGAAAATGTACTGGTACTACGAATATTCCGTAATGAAAATATACCACAATTCGGTAGTAAACCATTGattaaaactaataaaatcaATTCATTTACTTTCGGCCTTTTAATTTTGCACTATATTTATCTAGGCCTATGGACTATAATTAggatattaacaaaatatataaaatctgATAATTATACCTTTGAACATATCTTCCAGTTGTTTATCGAGGCTTAATGCATAGTACAACACAGATTTTCCACCACAAATACATCCAGTTGCCTCATCCAGATCTCTTAGGCAGAAGTCGCAGTAGTAGTGTTTCGCTGGATCTTTGTAGCCAGTTTCGTGCTTCatgatgttttttattttataaaccgaATTCACAACCTTGCATTGGTTTGGCAAAATAGAGGATAACAACTGAATTAAATCGGCAAAAGCATTCTGTGTCAAATTATGTTTAATCACAAATAAAAGTACGCTAGTGTAATAACTGAGATAAGTATGGCACGAACCAGGAAATAAATTTTGAAGTAAAATATTGTTCTTGTCGTGTGCATCTATGTCTGAAGACAAACTTCCGCCACTGGCAGTGGTagaattaattgaaaataaagaaCTAAAACTACTAGCAGTAGAGGACTGCAAATCAActtcattattaatatcttcACTACTAACAATACTAAGACGCTCCGAGATCAGTGAACTGAGGCTCGACGATGACACGCTTAGATTTGGACTACAGGTACCTCCGGTAGGTCTAGTTTTGGGCCTCATCCGCCAAAAAGCATATCTCGCTCTTCTGGGATTAAACCCGAAGTGCTTCGAGGAGCGTTTCCTCTTCTTTGGAGTGATGTCTTGAGGATCAGATAACGAACTTAAGTCCGACATTTTCTTGACTATATAGAAAAAGGGTAATAATAGATGTAAATTACACCAGCAAGTTACTATGATTTGTGTGTTCGGGGTTCAATTACATCTATTGCATTAAAACAACTGTGCCACTACCGGTAGTTACGTTACGACACTAAAAAATGTTAGCATTAAGGCCCATTTAATAGATAAaggacgataaatagataaatatgcgATTGTCTTACGTTTATCTTTTTATCGTCGATCCATGGAGTTATACCTTCATGTCACCGGAGGTCAGGATCGACCATGGACGTGACCATGGTCGATCGTTATATAATAGATGCCCAGATTTAGGCATAAGGGCATTGGTAGGAGGGTTGTTAGGATGGTCAATTAAGCCTaattaataaataggcctaaattgtactgtattgtacttACAATAAAATTATAGCCGGTCCAGGAAATTCGTCTAATGTGATGTTACGTAATGTATTGGATGAAAAGATTTATTGTGAAAAAATACCAACTTGACCTCAATGATCAGTAAAGGGGCGGAGTACtactaataaatattatttgttacaAAACCTTAAATTGCACGCGTGTACTGGGTGCGCCGCCCATAATACGCGCACATACCCGTTCATATTGTATCATTTAGAGGCGATTTATCGTATGAATAAGTTAAAAGTAAGTTAGAGGCTTGagtagatttttttttcgagTAAATTTGTTTGAAGTAGCCCTAATATCGCCAATTTAACATTAGTTTCAATGAAAAACATCGAAAAGAAGCGCCATCCGGGtatctattattaataattatcattccATATTTTGATATTCCCgcttctctctctctctcggatCCAAACTGCCAACCACCGAATACCTTCAAGTTAATAATGTCTTCTTCAAATTCTATTGTTTTAATCATTTGGGTTAATGATAATCCCATAACTGGGACCATATTTAATTCTAAATCCATAATTGAACCAAAGGATATAATACCCAAAGTGGGTAATTATGTCACAGTTAGGTTTCCGGGGTTTGGTAGGCAAAGAGGGATCGTTGGAAAAATCGGAGGTAAGATCTACTAGTAGTAGGTtatactaataggcctatataggccttgGCTAGGTCTAgttagcgaccattatattatttggtttgagtaaatagtttttaattatgttacaaaaaacaagtaaaataagCTAGGCTTATCAGTATCATATTTAATCTGATCAAACGTAGGTCTACTTATAACAGGCctaatttagtaataatatcTACAGGCCTATCAtattactactaggcctagctacctATATTATTACAGTGCAGCTAATCCAGAGAGTACTAACCTAGTCTTATTATAGGCCAGCCTATTTCGTAtttaggcataggcctatacagtttCAGAATAATGCCGAATGCATTCCGCagaaaaaaatttcattttgtaattttgtttagcaatattgctaatcaaactaatttttgAGTCAAGAAACTATGCtagttttgtattatattttttgctacacaattttagaaatgtgtagcaataaggcagggaacattttcgccagtgtagcgtagcaaaaagctatacaaaacaaccttattgctacacattttgaaaattgtgtagcaaaaaatacaatacaaaactatgtttctcgacttaaaaatcagttttattagcaatattttttatttttaaatgaaaattttccctgtaaggttgttttgtatagctttttgctattcTACACTGTACTGAGGAAATTATTCCCCGATTCCTGTACATCTCTGTAAATATAGGCCCTTGATATAAACAAtggtttaaaaaacaattaggGCCTAGGTCTATAAATAAACCTAGGTAGGCCTAATCTATAACTAGGCCtatgctaggctaggcctagtcctatTGTTAAGCTAGATGTCTAGCTAAGCTACAACAACCTAAAGGCCTATTTacactaggcctatagatagacctatataaaacaaaataaattatgctgtctttgataacaataatattcaaatcaaatgacgtcatgataaataaaaacaataaaaccgttgtattgtcacgatataatattgtttatatagtattactaatcatgacatcatttgattggacgtgtgaaaatatcattttcatcaaaggaaacataggcctatctggttattttatagttgttttatgtataaaaaatgcacatttgtctatttatggTCGATCGTTATCGACCTAGTGTAAATAGGCTTTAACGACCATAAATTTCATTGCttatgttaataatgtttttgcATTTGTTTGTTAGATGAGTCAATGAGAAGTAGTTTTAAGGATATCCTTAAAGGAGACGAGTTCTTAACACTCGTTGACACCGTCTGTAAAtcaaaaaaggtaaaaaaaaaaataattgagacTGAAAGTGAGACTACATATGGGCTACATACGAAAGGTCGTATGTAggtattattttgattaaaacTCAACTGCCGTAATTTATTACCATGTATTCATATACATCAAATTATTCCAAAAGGATAACGAAAGAGGATACGAAAAGATACATCGTTATTGAATTCTGCttgattaaataattattgatgcaaTATCTACACAATATTCATATGTAATGTGTATAATTGATACTTATTATATAGGCTGAGCAAGGGAAAAAGAAGGAAAAGGCGCTCGTGCCTCCTccgccaccaccaccaccacctgCCGTCGTGAACAATAACATACGGAGCGACATATGTGAAATGgtaatttaatgtttgtttttttcttaatattctTTTTTGAAAATCTGCAATGTTGTGTAAGGTTGGACTATAATAAGCGGCTCGTAAACAAACCACCTACTAACAGCATTAATCATAGGCACACCAGAGTCATCTTAGTTTCTTATTCCAATCAAACTcgcttaaaatatattattaccattCCCAGTACCAGCCCAGGACgagtttcaaatttaaaaaaaccttcTCAGTACAATTCCGATCTTTGATACATCAATTACCCTAGAAGGCACATAACATTATAACTTCAGATAGATTTATGAGATTCTACACAATAATACtcacatataattataaattttattttaggctCAACAAGAAAAAAAGAAGCTGGCTGGAGTAAAAAGGCAGAGAGAAAAGGCGCGCTGCTCAGCAAATGGTACGACAACCCTTGGCCTCTTACCACCACCaccagcagcagcagcagcaacatcCGCTGTATGGAAAGACATTTTCGAAATGGTAATAATGgggtttaaacaaaattattttaatttaaaaatgtttaattttatgaaTTGATGGACTATGTGTCGTATACCAACCActactatacagtattaatcATATAGGCACACCAGTAACTGTTTGTTCTTGAATTccatttattgtttaaagtaAAGTGTTATGTTTTTTGTTATGAAGGTAAAGGAATTACAAGCAGGCCAACAGTCAATAAAGCAACAACTGGATGGATTTGCTCAATGCAAATCCTGCATAAAAGCAGTGTATAAggtaaaactatttttaatttgttttgtcatttgaaaaaaattaagacTAATATGGAGTTATCATTTCAGTGAAGACCAATTTTGatacaaacattattatacGTCATGAAGTTGATTTTTTGCCCTCTCTATAAAATATTCTGATAGTgcctatataaattattattattatagattataaattatgtaaatacaTGACTTTGTTATGCAGCAATTGCGTTCTTTTattaatgtcatttttattgtttattttattattacagacCTTGAAACCACAGCCTGCTTCACTCGCCATCCCTCTCTCTTCTTTAGGCCTACTTTCCATTCCCCCCTCTGCTTCACTTCCCAGCCCCCCCTCTGCTTCACTTTCCAGCCCCACCTTTGCTTCAATTTCCAGCCCTCCCTCTGCCTCACTTTCCGACTCTTCCCCTCCTGCTTTATTTCCCAGCACAACTTTTGCCTCAAATTCTAGCTCCCCGTCTCTTCCACTTTTCACCTATCCTTCGACTCCTTCACGTGCCATCCCCTCTAAACGTTCTACACATCTTTCGCCATCGTCTTTCTCCGTCAGTCCTTCCGCCTCACCTTCCTCGCCACCACCAACAAACGTCGAAAAtggtacagtataatatttgtttagtgTTTGTCTTAACTACATACTTTTACTTCTGTCTTCTGTATTATAACTTATATATTTTAAGACTTTTGAATATGGTTTAATACGATAATATACAAGCTTAGAGTATACTCTATGTGTATGTGTGTGCACAAATGAATAACCAATTAACCGTTGAATTAATCTGTATAACCTTAATGAATTTCACTGATTTATCATTATATTGCAGCTTGTCAAGAAGATGAAGCCGACAGCAACGAGGATGGTATGATGATCTCTATTGTTATAACTATAGAGATAACTAATCAATTACAGTTATAAATACTAAAATGTGTACGATACGTCGTTTATGGATAATTAAAGTGTttctaatattgtttttttttacgaCGTTCAATAGAAATGATGTACATGGGCGATTCCAAATACGGGGTACGGGTCAGTAAAAGAAGGATGCAACAATGCCAGATGTTTGCAAATTCTTGTGACAAGTTAGCAAAAGCTTTACTGGAGCTACTTGTCACAAAAGAAGATTGTGACAAGCATCTAACGATATACGGGTTTGCGAAAGGGAAGAATGCGTTAGATGAAAATAAGAGGAAAGCGCTAAAAAGTAAGTGTACCTTAACTACATTGATATTGTTGTGTCGTTCTACTATAACGTGTGTTACTGAAAACGATTAGGCTTTTAGAACAATATTTTTAAGTACAGTAGTGGaaaatttttataattaatgcAGGTGCTGTTTTTGttccaattattattaattaattacttaaaaTTTCGGAATGTTGTAAGCCCATTCACATTTATAACTGTATACTCACACTTTAAGGCCAAatcataaacatattttattatgcTTTGACCTTGGTACGTATACTGTAcgtgatttatttattatgattacTGGAgcctaattttaatattatatataccgTGAATCATGATAACGATAATCGATTTTAAAGCAGTCGCCTGTCAAACGCTTTCTTCTCAACATGAAATTCGTAGTGTGAAATGTGGCGAATCttaaaaattagattttaaaaaactGGAAATAATCCCAGGACAGCCAAAACATCGTCTTTTTTGTTCGGGCTTTATAGACATGATTATGGTGATTTAATCTAAAGATATTTGATAAATTGTGATTAGCTGGACATGGACGATGTGTTGGCTGTTTCGATCCTCGATGTTATGGAGGCAACTATTGACATGGATCGCctacatacaaaatatacaggCATGCATAGTGCATTCATCAGCTGGGAAATCAATAGCTTTGATACCTCAACAATAATTAATGTCAAcgttaaattaaaagaaaaaatgtgaaaaacaacAAACTCTAAAAACTTAATAACATATTCTGTTAAAATACATTGTTCAACTATTAGAATGTAGAAACTGTTTGAAACACTTAAGatattataaatcaaatataaaatgtacCGTTAAGGGTTAGTATAAAAAACGGATTAAAAAATCGTTAGTACATTAAAGTAAAGTTGAACTCaacatttaatttgaaaatgtattatattaccAGCATAATTCTGTTGAATTAAATTGATAATGATtcactttcttttattttcagGTCATATTTTTAGCGTCTATCCTTGCAGTAACTTGGAAAAAAGGAATGAAGTTTGGGATACGATTGTAAAGAAACTGAATGACAAAATAAGAGGGATAAGAAACAATAAATACAAGTCCTTTTAACCAAAGAATGTtgttaattgaataaaaatcaGAAACGTAAATTTAGGTTAAAAGCCtacctttattttatttatcttactGTCCGTCAGCTCCTTTTTGAAAACCAGTTTAGATTTCCGTTACTTTACAAGGAACTCTTTGTGGGTTAGGATCGGTATAACATTTTGAGATTTTTAGCTATGATGTTCGTTGAAAAATCAGGAACGTGACAGGATCCTCCGATTGGGATCTCGTTGTTTCGCGAAATTGGATACAAATTCCGAAACGATGAAAATCCCGATTCGGGATGGGTAATCGGGATTCCCAAAAGATTGGGACGTCGTCCGGGACCCAGATATTTTCGACCGAAATTCCCGACCAAAAATCCCGATTTTTCGTGAATCCCGATGAAAAATCCCGATACGGGATGGGTAATCGGGATTCCCAAAAGATCGGGACGTCGTTCGGGATCCCGATATATTCGACCGAAATTCCCGACCAAAAATCCCGATTTTTCATGAATCCCGATGAAAATCCCGATACGGGATGGGTAATCGGGATTCCCAAAAGATCGGGACGTCGTCGAGATCCCGATATATTCGACCGAAATTCCCGACCAAAAATCCCGATTTTTCGTGAATCCCGATGAAAATCCCGATACGTGATGGGTAATCGGGAAATCCCAAAAATCGGGACATCGTTCGAGATCCCGATATTTTCGACCGAAATTCCCGACCAAAAATCCCGATTTTTCGTGAATCCCGATAAAAATCCCGATACGGATGGGTAATCGGGATTCCCAAAAGATCGGGACGTCAATCGGGATCCCGATATTTTCGACCGAAATTCCCGACCAAAAATTTCGGTCGAAAATATCGGGATCACGGCGAGATCCCGGCGGGATCCCGACCGTTATATCGGCGGGATCCCGGATGTTTTTTCTATAGGGCATGATAATAAATTAGGGCAGTTGAGTTTTATTCAAAATAGACCCTACATATGACTTATGGCCTTGGCCTCTAGCCTAGTCTCACTTTCAGTCTCAATTCTTCATTTTTGATTTACAGACATGGTCAACAAGTTTCATAAATTCAAAGTATTTCTCATTGACTCATCAAACTCCTTAAAAAACAAACGCAAACgcaaaaacattattaatataagCAATGAAATTTATGGTcgttaaggcccatttacaataggacgataacgatcgaacataaatagacaaatgttcattttcatttcattctaGAAATATAGAATAaacatctatgcttcctttgatgaaaatgatattttcacacatccaatcaaatgacgtcatgattagtaagagcaataacatcgtgattttattgtttttatttatcatgacgttaATTGGattggaatttaaaaaatattatttttatcaaagacaacataaatgattatcctatagttctagaacgaaaccctttgcgtcagggagttgagtagttggtcagatgttttgccctactctgacgtaatttgtactttattatactaagtacatttgagaatacgaACAAATTCGCAAGTAGTTCTCGTAGGACTAGCATAGTTGTAggttaggcctacctaggctataGTTGTTTTTTCATAATTACAGAGAATTACGGGAATTCATTCGGCATGAAACTGTATAAATACGAAATAGGCTAGCCTATAGTATACTGATAAGCCTAGCTTATTTTTATTgtcttttgtcacataattaaaaattattaattatttactctTGTCGTTACtcaaaccaaataatataatggtcgctatCTAGGCCTCTATACTACCTCCAATTCTTCCTATAATGCGGCATCTCTTTCTTCCAAATACTGGAAATCTTACAGTGACATACTGTAATCCCCCACTTTGGGGATTATGTTCTTTTGCTCGATAATTGCTTTTGAATTAAAAATGGTCCCAGTAATGGGATTATCGTTTATccaaataattaaaactattgaAGAAGACATAATGAAACTTGAAAGTTGGTACTGTTCGGTCGGCAGTTGGGATCTgggggagagagagagaagTCCATGGGAATATCAAAAGATGGAACGAACTTACTTTTAACTTATTCATAagctaaataaaatttaaaaaaataagtgGACATTATGAGTTAAATATAATGTTACAACCATCTTGCCCACATGTAATAATTGTAGAAAAAGTAGTTCCTTGAACTATATGATAACATTTCTGAAAACATGTAAATAAGgaactgtacagtatactgaAATTCAAAATACCTCGGTGGACTTGGATTTCATCTTCTTGCAGTCCTTCACGTAAAGGAAATGGCAAGAGAGCACTAAAATTGCTCTCCTTGTGTTTTCGTGGAGAGAATTTTGCTCCTGAAAAATTATATACAACATACTACAGTCATTTGGTTGGTACTTTGTTCTGCTTGCTCTAGAGGAGGTGTTTCTGTGACACCAAATTGGATACTTAAAAATGATTGACTGCGAAAAATTAACAAAGAATTTCATCCGGGGTCCTACTTCTTCAACttcatttctattttaaaacaaaagaaaatcatAGTGTAGTCATAAatcaataatttgttttaaattgttagtTTGTTA
This is a stretch of genomic DNA from Antedon mediterranea chromosome 3, ecAntMedi1.1, whole genome shotgun sequence. It encodes these proteins:
- the LOC140043270 gene encoding uncharacterized protein, whose translation is MSSSNSIVLIIWVNDNPITGTIFNSKSIIEPKDIIPKVGNYVTVRFPGFGRQRGIVGKIGDESMRSSFKDILKGDEFLTLVDTVCKSKKAEQGKKKEKALVPPPPPPPPPAVVNNNIRSDICEMAQQEKKKLAGVKRQREKARCSANGTTTLGLLPPPPAAAAATSAVWKDIFEMVKELQAGQQSIKQQLDGFAQCKSCIKAVYKTLKPQPASLAIPLSSLGLLSIPPSASLPSPPSASLSSPTFASISSPPSASLSDSSPPALFPSTTFASNSSSPSLPLFTYPSTPSRAIPSKRSTHLSPSSFSVSPSASPSSPPPTNVENACQEDEADSNEDEMMYMGDSKYGVRVSKRRMQQCQMFANSCDKLAKALLELLVTKEDCDKHLTIYGFAKGKNALDENKRKALKSHIFSVYPCSNLEKRNEVWDTIVKKLNDKIRGIRNNKYKSF